One Microbacterium sp. No. 7 genomic window carries:
- a CDS encoding multifunctional oxoglutarate decarboxylase/oxoglutarate dehydrogenase thiamine pyrophosphate-binding subunit/dihydrolipoyllysine-residue succinyltransferase subunit produces MSNQATGTGTSNDNGFGANEWLVAELYEQFLTDRNSVDRSWWPVLEAYQPEGSAPEAAAPAAPPATTTQAAPASETHPPTAPVPVVGAPPVARTTARPAAPQPVPAQAPQNAPSNAAEDSASEDVVTPLRGMPKTLAANMDDSLTVPTATSVRTVPAKLMIDNRIVINNHMSRTRGGKVSFTHLIGWALIQALKAFPSQNVYYAEIDGKPSVVSPAHIGLGIAIDLPKPDGTRALMVPSIKRADTLTFGEFLAAYEDLVKRARANKLTAADFQGTTISLTNPGGIGTVHSVPRLMKGQGAIIGAGALEYPAEFQGSSERTLVELGIGKTITLTSTYDHRVIQGAGSGEFLKIVHELLIGKNRFYENIFAALRIPYAPIHWNSDINVDLAERVDKTARVQELINSYRVRGHLMADVDPLEYVQHTHPDLEIESHGLTFWDLDREFVTGGFGGRRTLKLRDILGILRDSYCRTIGIEYMHIQDPAQRAWFQENVEVKYQKPGHDEQLRILSKLNEAEAFETFLQTKYVGQKRFSLEGGESLIPLLDQILQGAADANLDGAAIGMAHRGRLNVLTNIAGKTYGQVFREFEGSVAIGSKRGSGDVKYHLGTEGTFVADSGKEVPVYLAANPSHLETVDGVLEGIVRAKQDRMPIGSFSWLPILVHGDAAFAGQGVVVETLQMSQLRAYRTGGTIHVVVNNQVGFTTLPQDGRSSVYATDVAKTIQAPVFHVNGDDPEAVVHVAELAFRYRQEFKRDVVIDIVCYRRRGHNEGDDPSMTQPLMTNLIEAKRSVRHLYTEALVGRGDITEEEYEQAKRDFQDRLEVAFAETHAAQTGTTGIATTTATNDVVAGEPEVTGVSLDVVHQIGDAFVNRPEGFTVHGKLQQLLTKRHDMSRKGGVDWAFGELLAFGSLLMEGTNVRLAGQDARRGTFVQRHAVLHDRENGQEWLPLANLSQSQGRFYVYDSLLSEYAAMGFEYGYSVERADTLTLWEAQFGDFANTAQALIDEYVTAADQKWGQQSGLVLLLPHGYEGQGPDHSSARIERYLQMCAQDNMTVARPSTPASYFHLLRRQAYSRPRRPLIVFSPKAMLRLRGATSPVEDFTTGRFEPVLDDNRGLDKNAVTRVLLHSGKIHWDLRSELEKNPNPEIALVRLEQFYPAPVDELNAVIAQYPNAEIVWVQDEPENQGAWPFIAFNVVPQLNGRPVRGVTRAAAASTAAGSAKVHAAEQTALMEEALAR; encoded by the coding sequence GTGTCCAATCAGGCGACCGGAACAGGAACGAGCAACGACAACGGATTCGGCGCCAACGAGTGGCTCGTTGCGGAGTTGTACGAGCAGTTCCTGACGGATCGAAACTCCGTGGACCGCTCGTGGTGGCCGGTGCTGGAGGCCTACCAGCCCGAGGGCTCCGCCCCCGAGGCCGCCGCTCCCGCCGCGCCGCCGGCGACGACGACGCAGGCGGCCCCGGCATCCGAGACCCACCCGCCGACGGCTCCGGTCCCCGTCGTCGGCGCGCCGCCCGTGGCCCGCACGACCGCGCGGCCCGCCGCGCCGCAGCCGGTCCCCGCGCAGGCGCCGCAGAACGCCCCGAGCAACGCCGCCGAGGACAGCGCCTCGGAGGACGTCGTCACGCCGCTGCGCGGCATGCCCAAGACCCTCGCGGCCAACATGGACGACTCGCTCACGGTGCCCACGGCGACGAGCGTGCGCACCGTGCCCGCGAAGCTCATGATCGACAACCGCATCGTGATCAACAACCACATGTCGCGCACGCGCGGCGGCAAGGTGAGCTTCACGCACCTCATCGGCTGGGCGCTCATCCAGGCGCTCAAGGCGTTCCCGAGCCAGAACGTCTACTACGCCGAGATCGACGGCAAGCCGTCGGTCGTCTCCCCCGCGCACATCGGCCTCGGCATCGCGATCGACCTGCCCAAGCCCGACGGCACGCGCGCCCTCATGGTGCCCAGCATCAAGCGCGCCGACACGCTCACGTTCGGCGAGTTCCTCGCCGCCTACGAGGACCTCGTCAAGCGCGCCCGGGCGAACAAGCTCACGGCGGCCGACTTCCAGGGCACGACGATCTCGCTCACCAACCCGGGCGGCATCGGCACCGTGCACTCCGTGCCGCGTCTCATGAAGGGCCAGGGCGCGATCATCGGCGCGGGCGCCCTCGAGTACCCCGCGGAGTTCCAGGGCTCGAGCGAGCGCACCCTCGTCGAGCTCGGCATCGGCAAGACGATCACCCTCACGAGCACCTACGACCACCGCGTCATCCAGGGCGCCGGCTCGGGCGAGTTCCTGAAGATCGTGCACGAGCTGCTGATCGGCAAGAACCGCTTCTACGAGAACATCTTCGCCGCGCTGCGCATCCCCTACGCCCCCATCCACTGGAACAGCGACATCAACGTCGACCTGGCCGAGCGCGTCGACAAGACGGCGCGCGTGCAGGAGCTCATCAACTCCTACCGCGTGCGCGGCCACCTCATGGCCGACGTCGACCCGCTCGAGTACGTGCAGCACACGCACCCCGACCTGGAGATCGAGTCGCACGGCCTCACGTTCTGGGACCTCGACCGCGAGTTCGTCACGGGCGGGTTCGGCGGCCGGCGCACGCTCAAGCTGCGCGACATCCTCGGCATCCTGCGCGACTCGTACTGCCGCACGATCGGCATCGAGTACATGCACATCCAGGACCCCGCGCAGCGCGCGTGGTTCCAGGAGAACGTCGAGGTGAAGTACCAGAAGCCCGGCCACGACGAGCAGCTGCGCATCCTGAGCAAGCTCAACGAGGCCGAGGCGTTCGAGACTTTCCTGCAGACGAAGTACGTCGGCCAGAAGCGGTTCAGCCTCGAGGGCGGCGAGTCACTCATCCCCCTGCTCGACCAGATCCTGCAGGGCGCGGCCGACGCGAACCTCGACGGCGCCGCGATCGGCATGGCCCACCGCGGGCGCCTCAACGTGCTCACCAACATCGCCGGCAAGACCTACGGCCAGGTGTTCCGCGAGTTCGAGGGGTCGGTCGCGATCGGCTCGAAGCGCGGCTCGGGCGACGTGAAGTACCACCTGGGCACCGAGGGCACGTTCGTCGCCGACTCGGGCAAGGAGGTCCCCGTCTACCTCGCGGCGAACCCCTCGCACCTGGAGACCGTCGACGGCGTGCTCGAGGGCATCGTGCGGGCCAAGCAGGACCGCATGCCGATCGGCTCGTTCTCGTGGCTGCCGATCCTCGTGCACGGCGACGCCGCGTTCGCCGGCCAGGGCGTCGTGGTCGAGACGCTGCAGATGTCCCAGCTGCGCGCGTACCGCACGGGCGGCACGATCCACGTGGTCGTCAACAACCAGGTCGGCTTCACGACGCTGCCGCAGGACGGCCGCTCCTCCGTGTACGCGACGGATGTCGCCAAGACCATCCAGGCGCCCGTGTTCCACGTGAACGGCGACGACCCCGAGGCCGTCGTGCACGTCGCGGAGCTCGCCTTCCGCTACCGCCAGGAGTTCAAGCGCGACGTCGTGATCGACATCGTCTGCTACCGCCGCCGCGGTCACAACGAGGGCGACGACCCGTCGATGACGCAGCCGCTCATGACGAACCTCATCGAGGCCAAGCGCTCGGTGCGCCACCTCTACACCGAGGCGCTCGTCGGCCGCGGCGACATCACCGAGGAGGAGTACGAGCAGGCCAAGCGCGACTTCCAGGACCGCCTCGAGGTCGCCTTCGCCGAGACGCACGCCGCGCAGACCGGCACGACCGGCATCGCCACCACCACGGCGACCAACGACGTCGTCGCGGGCGAGCCCGAGGTCACGGGCGTCTCGCTCGACGTCGTGCACCAGATCGGCGACGCGTTCGTGAACCGCCCCGAGGGCTTCACCGTGCACGGCAAGCTGCAACAGCTGCTCACCAAGCGCCACGACATGAGCCGCAAGGGCGGCGTGGACTGGGCCTTCGGCGAGCTGCTCGCGTTCGGCTCGCTGCTCATGGAGGGCACGAACGTGCGTCTCGCGGGCCAAGACGCCCGGCGCGGCACGTTCGTGCAGCGTCACGCCGTGCTGCACGACCGCGAGAACGGCCAGGAGTGGCTGCCGCTCGCGAACCTGTCGCAGTCGCAGGGACGCTTCTACGTGTACGACTCGCTGCTCAGCGAGTACGCCGCGATGGGCTTCGAGTACGGCTACTCGGTCGAGCGCGCCGACACCCTCACGCTGTGGGAGGCGCAGTTCGGCGACTTCGCCAACACGGCGCAGGCGCTCATCGACGAGTACGTGACGGCTGCAGACCAGAAGTGGGGCCAGCAGTCGGGCCTCGTGCTGCTGCTGCCGCACGGCTACGAGGGCCAGGGCCCCGACCACTCGTCGGCGCGCATCGAGCGCTACCTGCAGATGTGCGCGCAGGACAACATGACCGTGGCGCGCCCGTCGACGCCGGCGTCGTACTTCCACCTGCTGCGCCGCCAGGCGTACTCGCGCCCGCGCCGCCCGCTCATCGTGTTCAGCCCGAAGGCGATGCTGCGTCTGCGCGGCGCGACGAGCCCCGTCGAGGACTTCACGACCGGCCGCTTCGAGCCCGTGCTCGACGACAACCGCGGCCTGGACAAGAACGCCGTCACGCGCGTGCTGCTGCACAGCGGCAAGATCCACTGGGATCTGCGCAGCGAGCTGGAGAAGAACCCGAATCCCGAGATCGCCCTCGTGCGCCTCGAGCAGTTCTACCCGGCGCCCGTCGACGAGCTGAACGCGGTGATCGCGCAGTACCCGAACGCGGAGATCGTGTGGGTGCAGGACGAGCCCGAGAACCAGGGCGCCTGGCCGTTCATCGCCTTCAACGTCGTGCCGCAGCTGAACGGCCGCCCCGTGCGCGGCGTGACGCGTGCCGCCGCGGCCTCGACGGCTGCCGGCTCCGCGAAGGTCCACGCCGCCGAGCAGACCGCCCTCATGGAGGAGGCGCTCGCGCGCTGA
- a CDS encoding zf-HC2 domain-containing protein — MSDCGCEKARRDLEEYLRKEVCKTAEADIREHLEGCPGCRDEALVSRTLTEVLARSCKEAAPEELRDMVIARLRAAHVTAN, encoded by the coding sequence ATGAGCGACTGCGGTTGTGAGAAGGCGCGCCGGGACTTGGAGGAGTACCTGCGCAAGGAGGTCTGCAAGACGGCCGAGGCCGATATCCGCGAGCATCTGGAGGGCTGCCCCGGATGCCGCGACGAGGCCCTCGTGTCCCGCACGCTGACGGAGGTGCTGGCCCGCTCGTGCAAGGAGGCGGCGCCCGAGGAGCTGCGCGACATGGTGATCGCGCGGCTCCGCGCCGCCCACGTCACCGCGAACTGA
- a CDS encoding sigma-70 family RNA polymerase sigma factor, with protein sequence MEEQAETDPRTQFEEQALPFMDPLYAAAMRMTRNPADAADLVQETFVKAFASWSSFTQGTNLKAWLYRILTNTYINTYRKRQREPYQGTIDDLEDWQLGGAESTTATSTRSAEAEAIDHMPASVVKDALQSLPEDFRLAVYLADVEGFAYQEIADIMKTPIGTVMSRLHRGRRMLRDLLSDYARERGITVPAARSRK encoded by the coding sequence ATGGAAGAGCAGGCGGAGACCGATCCGCGCACGCAGTTCGAGGAGCAGGCGCTCCCCTTCATGGACCCGCTCTACGCGGCCGCCATGCGCATGACGCGCAATCCCGCGGACGCCGCCGACCTCGTGCAGGAGACCTTCGTCAAGGCGTTCGCGTCGTGGTCGTCGTTCACGCAGGGCACGAACCTGAAGGCGTGGCTGTACCGCATCCTCACGAACACCTACATCAACACCTATCGCAAGCGGCAGCGGGAGCCCTATCAGGGCACGATCGACGACCTCGAGGACTGGCAGCTGGGCGGTGCGGAGTCGACGACGGCGACGAGCACGCGCTCGGCGGAGGCCGAGGCGATCGACCACATGCCGGCATCCGTCGTCAAGGACGCCCTGCAGTCGCTGCCCGAGGACTTCCGTCTCGCGGTGTATCTCGCGGACGTGGAGGGCTTCGCGTATCAGGAGATCGCGGACATCATGAAGACACCGATCGGCACGGTCATGAGCCGCCTGCACCGTGGCAGGCGCATGCTGCGTGACCTGCTGAGTGACTACGCACGGGAGCGGGGCATCACCGTCCCCGCCGCAAGGAGCAGGAAATGA
- the aroA gene encoding 3-phosphoshikimate 1-carboxyvinyltransferase has product MTSLGYSPRLDGWPAPVHDDAVRASVNVPGSKSLTNRKLVLAALADGPSTLHAPLHSDDSDRMVGALRALGVQVDAVPGTGAFGPDLQVTPPAAFAGGTVIDCGQAGTVMRFVAPVAGLADGDVEITAHPTALHRPMGTMIKALREIGVDIDDGGRWALPFTVRGHGHIRGGEVAIDASSSSQFVSGLLLAAPRFDVGLHLVHTGDRLPSVPHIDMTVETLARRGVHVERPTPGEWVVPAGTPRGRDATIEPDLSNAAPFLAAALVTGGSVTIPGWPASSTQPGFLLTEILAVLGARVSRRGGALTVTGTGRIAGVDLDLTAASELTPTLFALAALADGPTTLHGIGHIRGHETDRIAALVGNLRALGGDAEELPDGIRITPRPLEGGLWRAHHDHRIATAGAILGLRVPGVVVDDIGTTAKTMPEFPELWHGMLAPAQES; this is encoded by the coding sequence ATGACTTCACTCGGGTATTCCCCTCGCCTCGACGGATGGCCTGCGCCCGTTCACGACGACGCCGTGCGTGCGAGCGTGAACGTGCCCGGCTCCAAGTCGCTGACCAATCGCAAGCTCGTGCTCGCGGCCCTCGCCGACGGGCCCAGCACGCTGCACGCGCCCCTGCACTCCGACGACTCCGACCGCATGGTCGGCGCCCTGCGCGCCCTCGGCGTGCAGGTCGACGCCGTGCCGGGCACCGGCGCGTTCGGGCCCGACCTGCAGGTGACGCCGCCGGCCGCCTTCGCGGGCGGCACCGTCATCGACTGCGGGCAGGCGGGCACCGTGATGCGGTTCGTCGCCCCCGTCGCGGGGCTCGCCGACGGCGACGTGGAGATCACCGCGCATCCCACGGCCCTGCACCGCCCCATGGGCACGATGATCAAGGCGCTCCGCGAGATCGGCGTCGACATCGACGACGGCGGCCGCTGGGCGCTGCCGTTCACGGTGCGCGGGCACGGACACATCCGCGGCGGCGAGGTCGCGATCGACGCCAGCAGCTCCAGCCAGTTCGTCTCCGGGCTGCTCCTGGCCGCGCCGCGGTTCGACGTCGGGCTGCACCTCGTCCACACGGGCGACCGGCTGCCGAGCGTGCCGCACATCGACATGACCGTCGAGACGCTCGCGCGCCGCGGCGTGCACGTCGAGCGACCCACGCCGGGCGAGTGGGTCGTGCCCGCCGGCACGCCCCGCGGCCGCGACGCGACGATCGAGCCCGATCTGTCCAACGCCGCCCCGTTCCTGGCCGCGGCGCTCGTCACGGGCGGCAGCGTCACGATCCCCGGCTGGCCCGCCAGCTCGACGCAGCCCGGGTTCCTGCTCACCGAGATCCTGGCCGTGCTCGGCGCGCGGGTCAGCCGTCGCGGCGGGGCCCTCACGGTCACCGGCACGGGCCGCATCGCCGGCGTCGATCTCGACCTGACGGCGGCGAGCGAGCTCACGCCCACCCTCTTCGCGCTCGCGGCGCTCGCCGACGGCCCGACCACGCTGCACGGCATCGGCCACATCCGCGGCCACGAGACCGATCGCATCGCCGCGCTCGTCGGCAACCTCCGCGCGCTCGGAGGCGACGCCGAGGAGCTCCCCGACGGCATCCGCATCACCCCTCGCCCCCTCGAAGGCGGCCTGTGGCGCGCGCACCACGACCACCGCATCGCGACGGCGGGCGCCATCCTCGGCCTGCGCGTGCCCGGCGTCGTCGTCGACGACATCGGCACGACGGCGAAGACGATGCCCGAGTTCCCCGAGCTGTGGCACGGCATGCTCGCCCCCGCGCAGGAGTCGTAG
- the rsgA gene encoding ribosome small subunit-dependent GTPase A translates to MSWLDDLDDEEPEFDEADVRSRPNPKANRPRTKRRPAHADAVIARVLGVDRGRYTVLVDEDGPEEHEVLAVRARELRRQPIVTGDRARVVGDVSGDAGTLARIVGIEERTSLLRRSADDTDQVERVIVAGADQMLVVVAAADPEPRPRLVDRYLIAALDAGIHPLLVVTKTDLADPAGFLAHFEGLDDLEVFTSGRGRMPVEEIGARLVGHSTVFVGHSGVGKSTLVNALVQGADRATGHVNEVTGRGRHTSSSTVSLRYRGPGGTGWVIDTPGVRSFGLGHVDTANILRAFSDLAAVAEECPRGCTHLPDAPDCAIVEAVHEGRLGERGAARLDSLQRLLTTFA, encoded by the coding sequence GTGAGCTGGCTCGACGACCTCGACGACGAGGAGCCCGAATTCGACGAAGCCGATGTGCGCTCGCGCCCGAACCCCAAGGCGAACCGCCCCCGCACCAAGCGCCGTCCCGCGCACGCCGACGCGGTGATCGCGCGCGTCCTCGGCGTCGATCGCGGCCGCTACACCGTCCTCGTCGACGAGGACGGGCCCGAGGAGCACGAGGTGCTCGCGGTGCGCGCGAGGGAGCTGCGCCGGCAGCCCATCGTCACGGGCGACCGGGCGCGCGTCGTGGGCGACGTCTCGGGCGACGCGGGGACCCTCGCCCGCATCGTCGGCATCGAGGAGCGCACCTCGCTGCTGCGCCGCAGCGCCGACGACACCGACCAGGTCGAGCGCGTCATCGTCGCGGGCGCCGATCAGATGCTCGTCGTCGTGGCCGCCGCCGACCCGGAGCCGCGTCCCCGCCTCGTCGACCGCTATCTGATCGCGGCGCTGGATGCCGGCATCCATCCGCTTCTCGTCGTCACGAAGACCGACCTCGCCGACCCCGCCGGGTTCCTCGCCCACTTCGAGGGTCTCGACGACCTCGAGGTGTTCACGAGCGGTCGCGGGCGGATGCCGGTCGAGGAGATCGGCGCACGCCTCGTCGGGCACTCCACGGTGTTCGTGGGTCACTCCGGCGTCGGCAAGTCGACGCTCGTCAACGCGCTCGTGCAGGGCGCCGACCGCGCGACCGGCCACGTCAACGAGGTCACGGGCCGCGGTCGCCACACGTCGAGCTCCACCGTGTCGCTGCGCTACCGCGGCCCCGGCGGCACCGGCTGGGTCATCGACACGCCCGGGGTGCGGTCGTTCGGGCTCGGGCACGTCGACACCGCGAACATCCTGCGCGCCTTCTCCGACCTCGCGGCGGTCGCCGAGGAGTGCCCGCGCGGGTGCACGCACCTGCCCGACGCCCCCGACTGCGCGATCGTCGAGGCCGTGCACGAGGGCCGTCTGGGCGAGCGCGGCGCCGCACGGCTCGACTCCCTGCAGCGGCTGCTGACGACGTTCGCGTAG
- the bcp gene encoding thioredoxin-dependent thiol peroxidase — translation MPRLEPGTVAPAFTLLDQDEHPVSSADLRGRKTILFFYPAAMTPGCAKQACDFRDSAAALADAGYAVYGISRDEPAKLRQFRERDALPYPLLSDPDHAVHDAYGAWGDKMNYGKVIQGVIRSTFVLDEDGRIDQALYNVRATGHVARLRRILGIG, via the coding sequence ATGCCCCGTCTTGAGCCCGGTACCGTCGCGCCCGCCTTCACCCTCCTCGACCAGGACGAGCACCCCGTCTCCTCCGCCGACCTGCGCGGACGCAAGACGATCCTGTTCTTCTACCCGGCCGCGATGACGCCGGGGTGCGCGAAGCAGGCGTGCGACTTCCGCGACAGCGCCGCGGCGCTCGCCGACGCCGGCTACGCCGTGTACGGCATCTCCCGTGACGAGCCCGCCAAGCTGCGGCAGTTCCGCGAGCGGGACGCGCTCCCCTACCCGCTCTTGAGCGACCCCGACCACGCCGTGCACGACGCCTACGGCGCGTGGGGCGACAAGATGAACTACGGCAAGGTCATCCAGGGCGTCATCCGCTCGACCTTCGTCCTCGACGAGGACGGCCGCATCGACCAGGCGCTCTACAACGTGCGCGCCACGGGGCACGTCGCGCGGCTACGGCGCATCCTCGGCATCGGCTGA
- a CDS encoding WhiB family transcriptional regulator, with protein MDWRDKAACLTVDPELFFPVGNTGPAVDQIEKAKTVCARCTVTEVCLQYALETGQDSGVWGGLSEDERRALKRRAARARRAS; from the coding sequence ATGGATTGGCGCGACAAGGCTGCCTGCCTGACGGTAGACCCCGAGTTGTTCTTCCCCGTCGGCAACACCGGGCCGGCCGTCGACCAGATCGAGAAGGCCAAGACGGTGTGCGCGCGCTGCACCGTGACCGAGGTCTGCCTGCAGTACGCCCTCGAGACCGGTCAGGACTCGGGCGTGTGGGGCGGTCTCTCCGAGGACGAGCGCCGCGCCCTCAAGCGCCGCGCCGCGCGCGCCCGTCGCGCGAGCTGA
- a CDS encoding ATP-binding protein gives MIRLPWARFTGSFVGREPETALLAERMRLSRLVTLHGPAGIGKSRLAVEAVRRHVAEGGAAWYVDADSLERPGLLASSLAAAAGITSYPGDALTALCAYLAERRGLVVIDNCEHVIDECADVAATLLRHTSRCQVVVVSRTVLGLQIEHIVPVGPLPVGPAPAADGVGTAERLFLDRASAITPEIHGRECLAMVREICRRVGGNPLGIELAASRLRTLSLEELMQSIARPFTVLRPGTRTRVGRHGGLLESIQWSYGLCLPGQREAWRALSICQGDFGADLASSLLPGLARDEVLDVLQSLVEQAVLAPVTSEGRRRFHMPELVREFGRDELYAEEEDDRVCDRYLDWYATLGRELESGWLGPRQRELHAQAVTELPNIRSAIELALGRADQHERLLDIMVRPNPYLWWCAGMLEEGLHWFTRIEEYGTAVSELAYRCRGGTATYLAAIGAFDRAQDIADELTAVAATASDPREKAGSCFVSGFLAVMRRQWDRAEAQIAQGRGLMGAEAVADPLWFQLKQIEMYLLHATQRYDRAAASCHEMIDASDRFAETYYRSYALHGLAFHAWASSDVATADDRLRRALTLVRPFPNRPENPAMLFLAGLIELERGDDKRATVLISAAHGTARTAVSVWHPLSSPRAERTGLHGRLELLRAERPAEWRFGNAMNPEAAIDFALDRSGERLTADLDALLTERELQVAQLIALRRTNRQIADELVISVRTAEGHVEHIRRKLGVHSRKEVRELVAPAMIGGVRGDATRR, from the coding sequence GTGATCCGTTTGCCCTGGGCCCGCTTCACCGGGTCGTTCGTCGGACGTGAGCCCGAGACAGCGCTGCTCGCCGAGCGGATGCGGCTGAGCCGGCTCGTCACGCTTCACGGGCCCGCCGGCATCGGCAAGTCCCGTCTCGCCGTCGAGGCCGTCCGGCGCCACGTCGCCGAAGGCGGCGCCGCCTGGTACGTGGACGCCGACTCGCTCGAGCGCCCCGGGCTGCTGGCCTCGTCCCTGGCCGCCGCAGCCGGCATCACGAGCTACCCGGGCGATGCGCTGACGGCGCTGTGCGCCTACCTCGCGGAGCGCCGCGGCCTCGTCGTCATCGACAACTGCGAGCACGTCATCGACGAATGCGCGGACGTCGCCGCCACGCTCCTCCGCCACACCTCGCGCTGCCAGGTCGTCGTCGTGAGCAGGACCGTGCTGGGCCTCCAGATCGAGCACATCGTCCCGGTCGGCCCGCTTCCCGTCGGCCCCGCGCCCGCCGCCGACGGCGTCGGGACCGCGGAACGGCTCTTCCTGGACCGAGCGTCGGCGATCACGCCCGAGATCCACGGCCGCGAGTGCCTCGCGATGGTGCGGGAGATCTGCCGGCGCGTCGGCGGCAATCCGCTCGGCATCGAGCTGGCCGCGTCGCGGCTGCGGACGCTCTCGCTCGAAGAGCTCATGCAGAGCATCGCGCGTCCGTTCACCGTGCTGCGTCCCGGCACGCGCACGAGAGTGGGCCGGCACGGCGGGCTGCTGGAGTCGATCCAGTGGAGCTACGGCCTCTGCCTGCCCGGCCAGCGCGAGGCGTGGCGCGCCCTCTCGATCTGCCAGGGCGACTTCGGCGCGGACCTCGCGTCGTCGCTGCTGCCGGGGCTCGCGCGCGATGAGGTGCTCGACGTCCTGCAGTCCCTCGTCGAGCAGGCGGTGCTCGCGCCCGTCACGTCCGAGGGCAGGCGCCGCTTCCACATGCCCGAGCTCGTGCGCGAGTTCGGGCGCGACGAGCTGTACGCCGAGGAGGAGGACGACCGCGTGTGCGATCGCTACCTGGACTGGTACGCGACGCTCGGGCGCGAGCTCGAGAGCGGATGGCTCGGGCCCCGGCAGCGCGAGCTCCATGCCCAGGCGGTGACCGAGCTGCCCAACATCCGCTCCGCGATCGAGCTCGCCCTCGGCCGCGCCGATCAGCACGAGAGGCTGCTCGACATCATGGTGCGTCCCAATCCGTACCTCTGGTGGTGCGCGGGCATGCTCGAGGAGGGCCTGCACTGGTTCACCCGCATCGAGGAGTACGGCACCGCGGTGTCGGAGCTCGCCTACCGCTGCCGGGGCGGCACGGCCACCTATCTCGCCGCGATCGGCGCCTTCGACCGGGCGCAGGACATCGCCGACGAGCTGACCGCGGTCGCCGCGACGGCCTCCGATCCGAGGGAGAAGGCAGGCTCGTGCTTCGTCTCGGGGTTCCTCGCCGTCATGCGACGGCAGTGGGACCGCGCGGAGGCGCAGATCGCGCAGGGCCGGGGGCTGATGGGAGCCGAGGCCGTCGCCGACCCGCTGTGGTTCCAGCTGAAGCAGATCGAGATGTATCTGCTGCACGCGACGCAGCGCTACGACCGGGCCGCGGCATCCTGTCACGAGATGATCGACGCGAGCGACCGGTTCGCCGAGACCTACTACCGTTCGTACGCGCTCCACGGTCTGGCCTTCCACGCGTGGGCCTCCTCCGACGTCGCCACGGCCGACGACCGGCTGCGTCGCGCGCTGACCCTCGTGCGCCCCTTTCCGAACCGGCCGGAGAATCCCGCCATGCTGTTCCTCGCGGGGCTCATCGAGCTGGAGCGGGGGGACGACAAGCGGGCGACGGTGCTCATCTCGGCGGCGCACGGCACGGCGCGGACGGCGGTGTCGGTGTGGCATCCGCTCAGCAGCCCGCGGGCGGAGCGCACCGGTCTGCACGGACGCCTCGAGCTGCTGCGCGCCGAGCGCCCCGCCGAGTGGCGCTTCGGCAACGCCATGAACCCCGAGGCGGCGATCGACTTCGCCCTCGACCGGTCGGGGGAACGGCTGACGGCCGATCTCGACGCGCTCCTCACCGAGCGCGAGCTCCAGGTCGCGCAGCTGATCGCGCTGCGCCGGACCAACCGGCAGATCGCCGACGAGCTCGTGATCTCGGTGCGCACGGCGGAGGGGCATGTCGAGCACATCCGCCGCAAGCTCGGCGTGCATTCGCGCAAGGAGGTGCGCGAGCTCGTCGCCCCGGCGATGATCGGCGGCGTCCGCGGCGACGCGACGAGACGCTAG